One segment of Urocitellus parryii isolate mUroPar1 chromosome 5, mUroPar1.hap1, whole genome shotgun sequence DNA contains the following:
- the LOC113186327 gene encoding myoregulin, with product MSGKSWILISTTAPQSLEDEIVGRLLKILFVLFVDLMSIMYVVITS from the coding sequence ATGAGTGGAAAAAGCTGGATATTAATTTCTACTACTGCCCCCCAAAGTCTGGAAGATGAAATTGTGGGGAGACttctaaaaattttgtttgttttatttgttgacCTAATGTCTATTATGTATGTTGTT